In a single window of the Raphanus sativus cultivar WK10039 chromosome 9, ASM80110v3, whole genome shotgun sequence genome:
- the LOC108829779 gene encoding uncharacterized protein LOC108829779: MMKGSKSYTEYSSSFSTDEFSYGQNPSNSYSFNGPCINTDPEIKRKKRVASYNLFATEEKLKSTLKNSFKWIKNKFSGDDNSIRYNV; this comes from the coding sequence ATGATGAAGGGGAGCAAGTCTTACACGGAGTATTCGTCCTCTTTCTCAACTGATGAGTTCAGTTACGGTCAGAATCCCTCAAACTCCTATAGCTTCAATGGTCCTTGCATCAACACAGATCCTGAgataaagagaaagaagagagtcGCTTCTTATAACCTCTTTGCCACGGAGGAGAAGCTCAAAAGCACTCTTAAGAACAGTTTTAAGTGGATCAAGAACAAATTTTCTGGCGATGATAATAGTATCCGGTACAACGTCTAA